A genomic region of Halichondria panicea chromosome 5, odHalPani1.1, whole genome shotgun sequence contains the following coding sequences:
- the LOC135336692 gene encoding trimethylamine monooxygenase-like has translation MSSSQRVCVIGAGPSGLATLRAFKSSLAKGEQIPQVVCYEKQSEIGGLWNYSWRTGLDDNGEPLHNGMYRYLWSNGPRETIEIADHSFEEHFGKPIPSYPPREVLFDYIKGCADKSEVRDWIQLNTTVRRVTFDSVTSTFTVVTVCNGAEKVENFDYVIVASGHFSTPNTPKWPGFDQFEGRILHSHDFRDAKEFSGKDILVIGASYSAEDIALQCYKYGVGSVTLSWRTKPMPPFNWPDNFSTVPLLTRVEGSKCFFKDGSSKKVDAIILCTGYKHHFPFMKESITLKTTNRMWTDHLHKGIFLFSNPRVMYLGMQDQYFTFTMFDAQAWYARDYIMGKITMPSAEAMRQEFAIWHAREEKLNSEEDEINFQADYIDDLVKVTDYPIFDLQKYVQLFIDWEHNKHEDIMTYRDLSHRSVVTGNMAPLHHTPWIKAMDDSMTSYLNNS, from the exons ATGAGCTCGAGTCAGCGAGTGTGTGTGATTGGGGCTGGGCCCAGTGGTCTAGCTACCTTGAGAGCATTCAAGAGTTCTCTTGCAAAAGGAGAACAGATTCCACAAGTGGTGTGCTATGAGAAGCAGAGTGAAATTGGTGGTCTGTGGAATTATTCATG GCGAACTGGACTAGATGATAATGGTGAACCATTACATAATGGAATGTATCGATATTTGTGGAGCAATGGACCCAGAGAAACGATAGAAATTGCAGACCACAGTTTTGAGGAGCACTTTGGAAAGCCCATTCC TTCCTACCCACCTCGTGAGGTGCTATTTGATTACATTAAGGGATGCGCTGACAAG AGTGAAGTCAGAGATTGGATCCAGCTCAATACAACAGTTCGTCGAGTGACATTCGATTCTGTCACTTCTACTTTCACTGTAGTAACAGTATGCAATGGAGCTGAGAAGGTGGAAAACTTCGACTATGTTATAGTCGCTTCTG GTCATTTTAGCACGCCAAATACTCCGAAATGGCCGGGGTTTGATCAGTTTGAAGGTCGTATCTTGCATTCCCATGATTTCCGAGATGCAAAGGAATTCAGCGGGAAAGATATCCTGGTGATTGGGGCATCCTATTCTGCTGAAGATATTGCCCTACAATGCTACAA GTACGGTGTGGGGAGTGTGACCCTCTCTTGGCGTACTAAACCAATGCCTCCTTTCAACTGGCCAGATAACTTTTCCACTGTCCCTCTTCTTACTCGTGTTGAGGGTTCGAAATGTTTCTTCAAAGACGGTTCCTCAAAGAAAGTGGATGCCATTATTCTGTGCACTGGATACAAGCACCACTTCCCTTTTATGAAAGAAAG TATCACTCTGAAGACTACTAATCGCATGTGGACTGACCACCTTCACAAAGGAATCTTCTTGTTCAGTAACCCGAGAGTCATGTACCTAGGCATGCAGGACCAATATTTCACATTCACCATGTTCGACGCCCAAGCATGGTATGCACGTGACTACATCATGGGAAAGATAACAATGCCTTCGGCTGAGGCTATGAGACAAGAATTTGCTATTTGGCATGCCCGAGAAGAGAAACTGAATAGTGAAGAAGACGAAATTAATTTTCAAGCCGACTATATTGATGATTTGGTCAAAGTCACGGATTATCCTATTTTTGATTTACAGAAGTATGTGCAGCTCTTCATTGACTGG GAGCACAACAAACATGAGGATATCATGACGTATCGTGATCTATCCCACCGCTCTGTTGTTACTGGTAACATGGCCCCCCTACACCACACCCCCTGGATCAAAGCCATGGACGACTCTATGACCTCCTATCTCAACAACAGTTAG
- the LOC135336689 gene encoding uncharacterized protein LOC135336689 produces MSSLRQKHCPLCSFEPPTIALLLSHLRLVHSNDPRFLVTCGINGCTVTSKSFSALYSHVYRRHPEFCIRRKTPQLLPQTEPEISGDDHSGMTPLPEFVSSDINRLTGTDTKIRCRSSALLILKLKETRNVSQVAVNDMIDSSITQYDETVSMILAGIRSQLADKGLNPNDFDFDTPLNGIGHPFTGLETKYKQDKYFKEQLNFIEPVEVQVGTPKYVRQFTGEKSRFVSRYSSYHYVPLLPTLKSLLEDPTVIEQIDDFPLRVRNDGIFEDFCDGNLFKSHPLFSSDPYALQIIAYFDELEICNPLGSHIKKHKVGIFFFSLGNIHPKFRSSLRAMNLVIVCSKPVLEEHGLDVIMEPFIRDLNVLATTGISVLVNGTERVFKGALLTFLADNLASNELGGFKLSFSFSFRFCRTCLLKNDEMSQYVTCVGLVDRSLALHEEQCKQLVGPTRSHYSKTYGINRRSALLNVTHFSMFGGGLPHDIMHDILEGIAPMEIKLLLKHCISEKLLTLDQYNKRLVDFNYGYSDCDKPIPITSSHFQTDRSLRSSSSQMLLLLYILPFLIGDKIPEGDGYWKCFLLLRKIVDIVLCPCASENTASSLRILIEEHHTAFITLYTGRFIPKMHFLLHYPAQILQIGPMVRSWTIRHEAKLYFFKKATITSSFKNITLSLANHHQRLMCYEMSTSRLICSSFECGPAKSPTLFKNERSDIQDHIIREVSNITMDTVLHRPNWVRQDRVQYKSNNAYIIVGTDGLDPCFAYIDELIVVGGDLLFFLVRLCDMLYFDDHYHAYVIKITSQQSIYTKLLDRNVYHSHILSDGLRYITLKHFFMS; encoded by the exons ATGTCAAGTTTGAGGCAAAAACACTGTCCTTTGTGTTCATTCGAACCACCAACTATTGCTCTGCTACTAAGCCATCTACGATTGGTTCATTCTAATGATCCTAGGTTTCTCGTTACCTGTGGAATCAATGGCTGCACCGTAACTTCAAAAAGTTTTTCTGCCCTATACTCCCATGTTTACAGGCGTCATCCAGAGTTTTGTATCAGACGTAAGACCCCCCAACTCCTTCCACAAACAGAGCCTGAGATCAGTGGTGATGATCACAGTGGAATGACTCCTCTTCcag AGTTTGTTTCTAGTGACATTAATCGGCTTACTGGAACAGACACAAAAATTCGATGCCGTTCTAGTGCCCTACTAATTCTCAAGCTAAAGGAAACACGAAATGTGTCTCAAGTAGCAGTCAATGATATGATTGACAGCAGCATAACCCAATATGATGAAACCGTATCAATGATACTTGCTGGCATTCGTTCTCAACTGGCAGATAAGGGATTAAACCCTAATGACTTTGATTTCGACACTCCTCTTAATGGTATAGGTCATCCCTTCACTGGACTTGAAACAAAATATAAGCAGGACAAGTATTTCAAAGAACAGCTTAACTTTATT GAACCAGTGGAAGTGCAAGTTGGGACGCCAAAGTATGTCAGACAATTCACAGGGGAAAAGTCTCGCTTTGTCTCTAGGTATAGTTCATATCATTACGTTCCCCTTTTACCAACTCTCAAGAGCCTTCTAGAAGACCCTACCGTTATAGAGCAAATAGATGATTTTCCGTTACGAGTTCGTAATGATGGTATATTTGAAGATTTTTGTGATGGAAATTTGTTCAAGAGTCATCCTTTATTCTCAAGTGATCCATATGCCTTACAAATTATTGCATATTTTGACGAATTGGAAATTTGTAATCCCTTGGGATCGCATATCAAGAAGCATAAAGTGGGTATTTTTTTCTTTTCATTGGGAAACATTCATCCTAAATTTCGGTCGTCACTGAGAGCTATGAATTTGGTGATTGTTTGTTCAAAGCCTGTTTTAGAAGAGCATGGGCTAGATGTTATCATGGAACCATTTATTCGTGATTTGAATGTGTTAGCAACTACTGGCATTAGTGTACTTGTAAATGGGACTGAGCGTGTATTTAAGGGTGCTTTGCTTACGTTTTTGGCTGACAATCTTGCAAGTAATGAACTAGGTGGATTCAAGCTTTCTTTTTCCTTCTCGTTTCGTTTCTGTCGAACTTGTTTGCTAAAAAATGATGAGATGTCACAGTATGTTACATGTGTTGGCTTGGTAGATCGAAGTCTTGCACTTCACGAAGAGCAGTGCAAGCAATTAGTAGGGCCAACAAGGAGTCATTATTCAAAAACATATGGTATAAACCGCAGATCAGCATTACTAAATGTCACTCATTTCTCTATGTTCGGTGGTGGATTGCCGCATGACATCATGCATgacattcttgaaggtattgCACCAATGGAAATCAAGCTTTTGCTGAAACACTGTATATCTGAAAAGTTATTAACTCTTGACCAGTACAACAAAAGACTAGTTGATTTTAACTACGGTTATTCTGATTGCGATAAACCAATACCTATTACGAGTAGTCACTTTCAAACTGACAGATCACTGCGTAGCTCTTCATCTCAAATGTTATTGTTGCTATATATCTTACCTTTCCTTATTGGTGATAAGATACCTGAGGGGGATGGTTATTGGAAGTGTTTTTTACTTTTGCGAAAGATCGTGGACATCGTGCTTTGTCCGTGTGCATCAGAAAACACAGCATCCAGTCTGAGGATTCTGATTGAAGAGCACCATACAGCATTCATCACCTTGTACACAGGACGCTTCATTCCAAAAATGCACTTCCTTCTGCATTACCCTGCCCAAATCCTACAAATTGGTCCAATGGTCAGAAGCTGGACTATTCGCCATGAAGCAAAGCTATATTTTTTCAAAAAAGCGACTATTACATCTAGCTTCAAAAACATTACACTATCATTAGCCAATCATCACCAAAGATTAATGTGTTACGAAATGTCTACATCTAGACTTATTTGTTCTTCTTTCGAATGTGGTCCTGCAAAATCGCCGACTTTGTTTAAAAATGAAAGATCAGACATTCAAGATCACATAATTAGGGAAGTGTCTAATATTACTATGGATACAGTGCTACATCGTCCTAATTGGGTTCGTCAAGATAGAGTTCAATACAAAAGCAACAATGCTTACATTATTGTAGGAACTGATGGCCTTGATCCCTGTTTTGCTTACATCGACGAATTGATAGTAGTTGGTGGTGATCTGCTTTTTTTTCTTGTCAGGTTGTGTGATATGCTGTACTTCGATGATCATTATCATGCTTATGTCATTAAAATAACATCCCAGCAATCCATCTAtaccaaattattggatagaAATGTGTATCACAGTCACATACTCTCGGATGGACTTCGCTATATCACATTGAAACACTTTTTTATGTCATAA
- the LOC135336690 gene encoding uncharacterized protein LOC135336690 isoform X2 — protein sequence MSSISVEAMKVDEVSQMLKDKGVPDKFCEVFEENFVDGEAFKCIKESDIKEMVPPIGIVKKILRIQNDCFTLPALPSPSSLNPLNPERGDDDISIGSSSSIWSSSESPPSEASTMPRARDREILTIPTSWRPEIQDCITDEMLDISARNEIVRTLVNILFTCYSSPTRAQCSSLARKLILQYGFMKDDQGSGYQTWEDKMVERVRNVIKCARKKRDREDSSCPKQKKQKMPLKRGQLLRRYPIGVTRPIEDIGSFGEHMKALSIEMEKANPRDTIILPLMKSTYSKRRTFIEAEAVSVQEVLKECHAALKRPAALEQEMGLVTGCHDVKQTFINNWKLFVPAIMRIHLLQMPFKESPLETPQELLLFVAQK from the exons ATGAGTTCAATATCCGTGGAAGCGATGAAGGTGGATGAAGTTTCCCAGATGCTGAAAGACAAGGGTGTTCCTGACAAGTTTTGTGAAGTGTTTGAAG AAAACTTTGTTGATGGAGAAGCGTTTAAATGCATAAAAGAATCTGACATCAAGGAGATGGTGCCTCCAATTGGAATTGTGAAAAAGATTCTAAGGATTCAAAACGATTGTTTCACCTTACCTGCTCTACCCTCACCTTCTTCTCTCAATCCTCTCAATCCTGAACGTGGTGATGATGATATCTCGATCGGCTCAAGTTCCTCTATCTGGTCAAGTTCTGAGTCGCCCCCGTCGGAAGCTAGCACCATGCCTAGAGCACGCGACAGAGAAATATTGACTATACCAACTTCTTGGCGTCCTGAAATCCAGGATTGCATAACGGATGAAATGCTAGATATTTCTGCGAGAAACGAGATAGTACGCACCCTTGTCAACATTCTCTTCACCTGTTACTCTTCCCCAACTCGGGCGCAGTGTTCTTCCTTAGCTCGAAAACTTATTTTACAATACGGCTTCATGAAGGATGACCAGGGGAGTGGATAT CAAACCTGGGAGGACAAAATGGTTGAGCGTGTAAGAAATGTGATCAAATGTGCTCGAAAAAAGAGAGACAGAGAAGATTCTTCTTGTCCTAAACAGAAGAAACAAAAAATGCCTTTAAAACGAGGCCAGCTTCTCCGGAGGTACCCAATTGGAGTGACTAGACCAATAGAAGACATTGGAAGCTTTGGTGAACATATGAAAGCGTTGTCAATAGAAATGGAAAAGGCTAATCCCAGAGACACTATCATTCTTCCCTTGATGAAGTCTACCTACTCAAAAAGAAGAACATTTATCGAGGCTGAAGCAGTGTCTGTGCAAGAGGTACTGAAAGAATGCCATGCAGCACTAAAACGGCCAGCTGCT CTGGAACAGGAAATGGGGCTAGTGACGGGGTGTCATGATGTCAAGCAAACCTTCATTAATAACTGGAAGTTATTTGTTCCAGCAATCATGAG GATACATCTCTTACAGATGCCATTCAAAGAGAGCCCGTTAGAAACTCCCCAAGAATTATTGCTCTTTGTGGCGCAGAAATAA
- the LOC135336690 gene encoding uncharacterized protein LOC135336690 isoform X1, translating to MSSISVEAMKVDEVSQMLKDKGVPDKFCEVFEENFVDGEAFKCIKESDIKEMVPPIGIVKKILRIQNDCFTLPALPSPSSLNPLNPERGDDDISIGSSSSIWSSSESPPSEASTMPRARDREILTIPTSWRPEIQDCITDEMLDISARNEIVRTLVNILFTCYSSPTRAQCSSLARKLILQYGFMKDDQGSGYQTWEDKMVERVRNVIKCARKKRDREDSSCPKQKKQKMPLKRGQLLRRYPIGVTRPIEDIGSFGEHMKALSIEMEKANPRDTIILPLMKSTYSKRRTFIEAEAVSVQEVLKECHAALKRPAALEQEMGLVTGCHDVKQTFINNWKLFVPAIMRYARKNKGKKGLSTIFETLDDTVERHADLGPLSFLGVLVAKMLDDALIYLYQEFSMDTSLTDAIQREPVRNSPRIIALCGAEITQYFVVVERIVLCEAPSIPSALFYTFSAYYVFNLEYPKKAAGIFYFLQDYILAYPDSLKRPATYLSVVSDIKSQVKR from the exons ATGAGTTCAATATCCGTGGAAGCGATGAAGGTGGATGAAGTTTCCCAGATGCTGAAAGACAAGGGTGTTCCTGACAAGTTTTGTGAAGTGTTTGAAG AAAACTTTGTTGATGGAGAAGCGTTTAAATGCATAAAAGAATCTGACATCAAGGAGATGGTGCCTCCAATTGGAATTGTGAAAAAGATTCTAAGGATTCAAAACGATTGTTTCACCTTACCTGCTCTACCCTCACCTTCTTCTCTCAATCCTCTCAATCCTGAACGTGGTGATGATGATATCTCGATCGGCTCAAGTTCCTCTATCTGGTCAAGTTCTGAGTCGCCCCCGTCGGAAGCTAGCACCATGCCTAGAGCACGCGACAGAGAAATATTGACTATACCAACTTCTTGGCGTCCTGAAATCCAGGATTGCATAACGGATGAAATGCTAGATATTTCTGCGAGAAACGAGATAGTACGCACCCTTGTCAACATTCTCTTCACCTGTTACTCTTCCCCAACTCGGGCGCAGTGTTCTTCCTTAGCTCGAAAACTTATTTTACAATACGGCTTCATGAAGGATGACCAGGGGAGTGGATAT CAAACCTGGGAGGACAAAATGGTTGAGCGTGTAAGAAATGTGATCAAATGTGCTCGAAAAAAGAGAGACAGAGAAGATTCTTCTTGTCCTAAACAGAAGAAACAAAAAATGCCTTTAAAACGAGGCCAGCTTCTCCGGAGGTACCCAATTGGAGTGACTAGACCAATAGAAGACATTGGAAGCTTTGGTGAACATATGAAAGCGTTGTCAATAGAAATGGAAAAGGCTAATCCCAGAGACACTATCATTCTTCCCTTGATGAAGTCTACCTACTCAAAAAGAAGAACATTTATCGAGGCTGAAGCAGTGTCTGTGCAAGAGGTACTGAAAGAATGCCATGCAGCACTAAAACGGCCAGCTGCT CTGGAACAGGAAATGGGGCTAGTGACGGGGTGTCATGATGTCAAGCAAACCTTCATTAATAACTGGAAGTTATTTGTTCCAGCAATCATGAGGTATGCTAGGAAGAATAAGGGGAAAAAAGGACTCTCAACTATATTTGAAACCCTTGATGACACTG TTGAAAGGCATGCAGATCTTGGCCCATTGAGCTTTTTAGGAGTTTTAGTGGCTAAAATGCTAGATGATGCCCTTATCTATCTTTATCAAGAATTTTCAATG GATACATCTCTTACAGATGCCATTCAAAGAGAGCCCGTTAGAAACTCCCCAAGAATTATTGCTCTTTGTGGCGCAGAAATAACACAATACTTTGTCGTTGTTGAGAGAATTGTTTTGTGTGAAGCTCCATCGATCCCAAGTGCTCTGTTCTATACGTTTTCAGCCTACTATGTGTTTAACTTGGAGTACCCGAAAAAAGCTGCTGGAATATTTTATTTCCTACAAGACTATATTCTTGCATATCCTGATTCACTTAAACGGCCTGCTACATACCTGTCTGTGGTCTCAGATATCAAAAGCCAAGTTAAACGATAA